From one Malus sylvestris chromosome 1, drMalSylv7.2, whole genome shotgun sequence genomic stretch:
- the LOC126619034 gene encoding glycine-rich RNA-binding protein RZ1C-like isoform X1, translating into MAGKEDYRIFVGGLSWDVTERQLESAFQRFGKVLEAQIMMERDTNRPRGFGFITFGDRRAMEDAIREMHGRELSDRIISVNKAQPKMGGGGAGEDSDHGYRGGGYSSGGRRNYGGGDRPVGQDECFKCGRPGHWARDCPSAGGGRGGGGSFSSHSRFGAGGRGDRFGGDRDRYMDDRYDGGRYGERDRFDSRDDKYGSRDRYASDRYPAGDRFASDRYGGSDRYPQNGYGKDRGYDRDGGARGGDRYASGGPARGDNYRSRPGPYDRPSRGGRPSSFDRY; encoded by the exons atggcAGGGAAGGAAGACTACCGTATATTCGTGGGAGGGTTGTCGTGGGACGTGACGGAGCGTCAGCTGGAGAGCGCTTTCCAACGCTTCGGCAAAGTTCTTGAAGCTCAG ATCATGATGGAAAGAGATACAAACCGTCCCCGAGGTTTTGGGTTTATTACATTTGGAGATCGGCGAGCAATGGAAGATGCAATCCGGGAGATGCATGGGCGGGAGCTTAGTGATCGCATAATCTCTGTGAACAAAGCTCAACCCAAAATGGGAGGGGGAGGAGCTGGAGAGGATTCTGACCATGGCTACAGAGGAGGTGGCTACTCATCTGGTGGCAGGAGAAACTATGGGGGAGGAGATAGACCTGTAGGACAAGATGAATGCTTCAAGTGTGGTCGACCAGGACATTGGGCCCGAGATTGCCCTTCAGCGGGAGGCGGAAGAGGCGGTGGAGGTTCGTTCTCATCACATTCTAGGTTTGGGGCTGGTGGCCGTGGGGATCGCTTTGGTGGAGACCGTGACCGCTACATGGATGACCGTTATGATGGAGGGCGCTATGGAGAGAGGGACCGTTTTGACAGCAGAGATGACAAATATGGTAGCCGTGATCGCTATGCTAGCGACAG GTACCCAGCCGGTGATCGTTTTGCAAGTGACAGGTACGGTGGTTCTGATCGTTATCCTCAAAATGGTTATGGCAAAGATAGAGGCTATGATAGGGATGGTGGCGCAAGAGGAGGAGACAGGTATGCAAGCGGAGGGCCAGCTAGAGGCGATAATTACAGAAGCAGGCCTGGTCCTTATGACCGCCCTAGCAGGGGAGGCCGCCCATCTTCCTTTGACCGTTACTAA
- the LOC126619034 gene encoding glycine-rich RNA-binding protein RZ1C-like isoform X2 produces the protein MMERDTNRPRGFGFITFGDRRAMEDAIREMHGRELSDRIISVNKAQPKMGGGGAGEDSDHGYRGGGYSSGGRRNYGGGDRPVGQDECFKCGRPGHWARDCPSAGGGRGGGGSFSSHSRFGAGGRGDRFGGDRDRYMDDRYDGGRYGERDRFDSRDDKYGSRDRYASDRYPAGDRFASDRYGGSDRYPQNGYGKDRGYDRDGGARGGDRYASGGPARGDNYRSRPGPYDRPSRGGRPSSFDRY, from the exons ATGATGGAAAGAGATACAAACCGTCCCCGAGGTTTTGGGTTTATTACATTTGGAGATCGGCGAGCAATGGAAGATGCAATCCGGGAGATGCATGGGCGGGAGCTTAGTGATCGCATAATCTCTGTGAACAAAGCTCAACCCAAAATGGGAGGGGGAGGAGCTGGAGAGGATTCTGACCATGGCTACAGAGGAGGTGGCTACTCATCTGGTGGCAGGAGAAACTATGGGGGAGGAGATAGACCTGTAGGACAAGATGAATGCTTCAAGTGTGGTCGACCAGGACATTGGGCCCGAGATTGCCCTTCAGCGGGAGGCGGAAGAGGCGGTGGAGGTTCGTTCTCATCACATTCTAGGTTTGGGGCTGGTGGCCGTGGGGATCGCTTTGGTGGAGACCGTGACCGCTACATGGATGACCGTTATGATGGAGGGCGCTATGGAGAGAGGGACCGTTTTGACAGCAGAGATGACAAATATGGTAGCCGTGATCGCTATGCTAGCGACAG GTACCCAGCCGGTGATCGTTTTGCAAGTGACAGGTACGGTGGTTCTGATCGTTATCCTCAAAATGGTTATGGCAAAGATAGAGGCTATGATAGGGATGGTGGCGCAAGAGGAGGAGACAGGTATGCAAGCGGAGGGCCAGCTAGAGGCGATAATTACAGAAGCAGGCCTGGTCCTTATGACCGCCCTAGCAGGGGAGGCCGCCCATCTTCCTTTGACCGTTACTAA